tatcctTTATTCATGTAAACTTTAGTTCCTTTTATCTTGAGTAGGACCATAATAGTTTTTAATCGTATCAGACCGAAGTGGGAATAAAATTGTCATCTTTGTTTATCCAGAAAGACTTACTGACTTCTCTAGATaagttaaaaatctttgatcagGAAATTTGTTAATCGAAACAACTAAGCCTAAGACCATCCACAGTCTTTTTATTTATAAGACTCTCTGGTGTATTTCCTGACTAAATACTTTTCGCACCACCTTAAACGTTTTTAgagtaatgtcacacacacatatatataatctttTTGGTTTAGTGAAGTACTTTTAATTTGTGAGAACAAAGTGTCACACCTGTGAAATTTATTCTTATCCATAAGAATAAAGTATTTAAGCCAACAAGGGAAGTACTTCTTACCTCATTATTTTGCGAATTTCAAACTAAGATATTTAAATTGCCTTGAATGTTTATATATCATGCATTCTCTTGGATCTCTCAAATTCCAAATATCAGACTTTTCAAGAGTTCCTGGAATGACCATGATTGCAAGAAGTATAATTTTGAATCACTGAACGTCAGCAGTAAATGATTACTCCTCTCTTTCTCACAATCATATCCTAAGCAAAAGGATGTAATGGAGTAATATTGCTTCTGAGGCAGAGTTGCACTTCCACCATTTCATTTGGGATATAAACATTCATTATCTGTTGCACATCAGAATCTTCTTCACCCAATCTGAAAGCTTTACTAGCTCCAGAGTCTCTATTTTCTAGTAACGTTATCTCAGCTTTCATTTTTCTAGTAGTAAGCAACTCCACATGGTTTGTCACTTCTGTCCATTTGGTTCTGTTTGcaaaactattgtgtagtcttaACATCTCTTTGAAGCTGTCGAAaagaataattaaatgttattcacGGACATACAACTTCTAAACGTTTCAACCTAGAACCTTATAAGTAATGATGGATAATTCTGTTTAGTGGAATTGCCAAGGTTTTTGCTTTAATACGAAATTATACGAAAGTCTCAACATGACTTCTTCAACTCACTTGTACCTCCctataagaaatattatattatattaaactcttccattattttcttcattttttcactttttaataaCGTGGAAAGCGTGCGATTTCTTTGAGCAAAGCTACGTCgagctatttgttgtgtccactgaggagaatcaaatccctgattttagcgttataaatccttagacttaccgttgACCCAGCAGAGGCAACGTAGAAAAAAAACACGAGAAAAGTGTTGATGATATTGACATCTCGTCTACATGGACTGTATGATCAAAGTTTGATTTCTGTTACTATCCTCTGGAGAGAATATTAATCACGCACATCTTTATTACTGTATAGTTCatgttacattttcattttgtatcaTTAGAGACTTAAATAAAGcaatattgagaaaataaaaggtGCATATTAATTGGCACCTACTTCTGAataatatatttctcttcaaaccTGATGTAATGACATAATAGCTTGTTCATTTTCAGATTTTAACGTTATTAACCGATCTTATTGTTTATCTTGTCTTCTTTCGTCATGTTTTGGAGCATGGGTGATAATCCGTATAGTAGTGATTATTTCCCACcaatttaaacagaaataacaggAGTCAAGCCCATTTGACTCAAGTATAATGATAAAACTGAAGAAGGCCAATTATTTGTAATTTCCTGTGTTCTTTCAACTTTATCCTTCTGATATGCTGATGAGTCATTCGATGCATCGTTGcttgttatttcaaatatatgaCACATTTCCTTTTACTCCTTCTCTATAGCGGAGCCTTGCCTACCAGAATGTTGAATAGAATAGGAACTGGATTATCTTCTGAAGATATTCTATTATTTCCTACCATCTTGGATTTTAGAAAATGTTGAGGCGCAATAAATTAGCTTTTGAAGCTAGGGGAACTCATACACTAAATTTACTTCTAGCGTCTCTTCTTCTTAAACAAGTTCAAAGATTGCTTGGGGTATGACACAGAAGATAATTGAAAAACATGTATCCCATTTCCTTTCTATTTTGCATCCTGATGGGGACATGGAGGTTGGTTCTTCCAACTTTTGTTCTGACTTGTGGTGATTAAGCCAATCAAAAGCTTTTCTCTCGGTTTTTCAATAATTCTACTAAACCAATCTGGAAATATAACCATTGAACAAGATAGCCTTCCCTATAAGACCCTGCTCCATCTCTACCTGGCTTCGTTTACTATATTTTCCCTTTTAAGCATATTTGACAGAAAAagactttttctaaattttcttgTTGATCTATTCGTATTATTTCTCAATTCTGTTAAGGATCTCTTCAGATTTATCGCTTCAGTTGATttccttataaaatgttttattctgttcTTTGAATCATATAACCTGTTTTGCAGAGTCCAATATCAAGTTTATAggcaaatatttaatattgaccCCATTATAAAAACTCAAAACATCTAACTAGAAGACTCTTCTCAAGCGCAAGTCTATTTTACATATGTGTGGCCTAACGTGTATTGTATcttacaaaacattaatttttataggATGCATAACTAATAATCCATTTTATCATGTAAACATTTTACATGATGGTACACGTTTTAAAAACCCTTTTCATTTTGTCCTCTTATGGCCTTCACACAGAACTTGGTTATTCCTCAAGAATATTTTAAGTGTCAAAATTTTCCATCAATGTTGATGTAATTGACAAATAACTTCCTCCATCAGTTGCCAACTGGCTACATGtttacaacattttaattttttttgtctacAGCCGTATGTAAAATATCTTAATCAAATAcgttattattttagttttatgtacctACCTTAAATGTTTTACTGATTCATTCTTAACTGTTTTTCTCTATAATTCTTTTGCTTATACACTTTTTATTGGCTATTTTctcagaaatgtttaatataaattcgTTTACTGAAGAAAATGCGTAAACTTATctctgttgtttgttattataatgagCTAGAAAACCAAGAATCATTACATTAATGAATATTTGTTGGTATATGctcatagtttaaaaaaaaatctgatgttttaggtttagaaataaaaaaatgttaatttaattttaagtgtaaatTGCTCCAAAATGCgaatatgttttctttatattcagGTCACATAAATAGTTTGTATATCGCTTATAAAATGTATTCAGACTAAAAACTTACAATGTATcgatttataaaaaacaaacatacaacgtAAAACACAGTGTTTCAGAAATTTGGTATCATTAGTTTTGCCAGAAACGCATTTTGATGCGACAAGTTAATTAAATGGCTTGTTATAAGTGAAGTATAAGATCTTGAAAACTTATTTGGATATCTAAGGTTCGAGCACAGATATTCCTATTTTAGAACTACTGAGTACAGGGAGCTCAGCCAGTCAGAAACTCTAGCTACCTACTAAACAACTctacaatgaatagtgggatagattATCGTAGTTATAACACCATCACAGTGAAACGTGTTCATTTGCATATTGagactcgaaccttggacctGCTAAAACTAACATGTCATGTCAAACCCCTTCAaaattgcataataaaaatatatacgttTACTAATATGTTAATCACTAAATAAACAACCTGAAGCTATAATGTAAGTCTTAACTGAATAATCCTTTTTCtactataaaacaaaatcttgattttttaaaaattggtttatgtgaaaagagtttgaaatatatatatatatatatatatatatatgtatgtgtctgTGTGAAATTATGtgatatttgtaattaagcagatTAATCGAGACACTGTGATTAATACGAATTCGAAACTCACTCTTCTGTCAACTATCTAATTAAGAATGCTATTAAAATTAACAACTTAAGTATAGAATGATTTTTATATAGGTATGACAAAGTTTACTATTACTAAATAATCATGTAGGTCCTACTTGTGATTTTTCTCTTGAGACTTTTCTCCATAAACATAATTCATGTAAGCCATTTTATTGCCTATCATATAACACATACTGCATTTTAATCGCATATACTAGCTTCCAACACATATATTTAGTGATTATAAGTTAAACATATACTACGTATACTGACACAtgacgtaatctgagggtcgcgggttcgcatccccgtcgcgccaaacatgctcgccctttcagccgtgggggcgttataaagtgacggtcaatcccactattcgttggtaaaagagtagcccaagagttggcggtgggtggtgatgactagctgccttccctctagtcttacactgctaaattagggacggctagcacggatagccctcgagtaactttgcgcgaaattcaaaaaacaaacaaactgacacaTGAGtgaagattaaaatattaaactaattcaTATTAAAAACTAGTTTAGTTCCTCAAACTTCTACTTAATTAAAGTTAGTTATAAGTAAAGTGTACGATCTGTAAGATTTATACGAATATTAAGCCTAAGATCTgcaatacatttttaattgtaaagTCAGTTAAATCTAAATGTTGTGGCTATAACTTTTCTTACTTTTAATACTTAACAACGAGAATGATAAACGTTGAGACATTTCAACATATTAGTGGCTATGTTTAACTCCAATGCTCATTAATCAGGCTCTCTAAAATCAAAATATGATAACTGTAACGAAATCAAACATCTGTTCAAACATCCGTTTTAAAGAAACCGTACAAATTACAATAGCACAGTAATCGTTTTAATCCAATATAGCAAGcctaaagtgttttgttattttttcattacgCAATGCCAAGGACAAGATTCAAAATCCGCAACgagataaacataaaatttcataCAATCCATTATGTAAGGGATCGATCATGACTTCTTGCCTCGACAGTCACTGAAAATGTGTCTATCTGTACTTGATCTATGTTTCCTATTAGCCATCACATCAGCCAGTAAGTATAAGCCTGAAAATAAACCAATCTAAATCCTGTTAAACAAGTCCAATATCATTTTTATGCATTTGTTGGCCTATGCTTTATCCATATTGGTTTTATCTCATTATTTCTACGTAACGCACTATTCAataatgttgttttgtatttataaattatatgctATTCTAAGCTTCTCGCATAAAGATTCTTGGTCTAAAAAATCAGTTTTACTTTTCATCATTATTTGCGATATCGTTAGCAACAAATAATTGCAGGTTTTAATGTAACGATCTAACCTCCGCCctgaaaaaaacaattacttcTCTCTAAGTTACTTTCACGACAAAGTTTTATTCTTGAAATTCATACCAAGCTCTCCCAGACTCTCGATTAGTTTATctcgatttttttaaatatattttatttcatgcgAAAccgtataatttatttttttaaacgtCCTTCACATTGAAGACCTACCTATGCTCAACCCTGAACTATTTGAAGGACATATAGTGGGAATTGATAGTTTTGAGGTAAGCTAACATCTTGTATTGCTACCACACTTAAGCCTACAGCGTCCCCTTGTGGACAGCTGTAATTCACTATCTACGTAATGGTTGTATTTGAGgtagttattataaaaacaaaagaaattcatTACAAAAGAAGAATACAAACAGGCTTATTTATATTGATCACTTTGGTTAATAGttaaaaacttattattgttAGGATTTCAGTTCCCAGATAGACAAACGAACCAACTGGCAAATAGATAATCGTTTGTTGCTTTTTTCTCATATCTCTGTTATATGTATACTTATGTTCGCAGAACAGAAATGCTCTTCCTTATGACGACCAGCTCTAGCCAGATGGAGTTATACCTTATATGATTGACTCCTCACTGTGTAAGTTGGATGTCTAATATTTCACACATATCTATAAAGAATTAATTGAATTAAATTCTTCTAAACTGCTTCCAGCACATTAAACTATCCCAATAACACATTCCTTTCAATTTCGTCTTTACTGATTTTGAActagaaatgtgtaaaaatattatttcagatttaTCGTTTTATCAAACATATTAGAATTATTACAATCGTTTGTGACCGTCTTTCTTCCTTTGTGCTGCTTTAGTGAAACATGATCTTCTTTATATTGGAATTATACGACTAAACTTGTgaagttattcattttttgtacCATTTTATTCTATAGCGGAGATCGAAGGCTTAATCCTACGTTCTATGAGCCAATATCATGAAAAAACTTGCATTAGATTCAAGGAGAGAACAAATGAATTGAACTACATTCGAGTGTTTAAAGGAGAAGGGTAAGATCAATATTGACTATCATATCTATAGAATTTatcaaaacatgaatatttaagCTACTAGAAATTTTTCACTTGATTCTTTTGCTTTAATTGCAGTTTTGGACATATGTGGTAACGATTTGTGTTAACCTTTCctttaataactgtttgtttgtttgtttttgaatttcgcacaaagctactcgagggctacctgcgctagccgtccctaatttagcagtgtaagactagagggaagacagctagttatcaccatccattgccaactcttaagctactcttttaccaacgaatagtgggattgaccgtcacattataacgcccccacggctgaaaaggcaagtatgtttggtgcgacggggatgcgaacccgcgaccctcagattacgagtcgcagactttaatccacctggccatgcctccTTTAATAAACTTACAAAACTGACTTTGACAATATCCAGAAAGATACGAAACCCTATAACCgaagcgctttcgaaaggtggcaTTTCTTTAAGGGAAAAGTGGAAaatatatgaattgtttaatgtgtctgtgtgtgtgttagttttttcttatagcaaagccacatcagggtatcCACTATATCcacgagggaaatcgaacccttgatttcagcgCTGTAAATCAATAGATTAACCGCTGTCCCTGCGAGAGATGACaatctaaagtaaataaaatgtgtcTAAATGCTAAGCTATATGAACTTTAAAGTCTTGGctagtattatattaagtagttcAATTTTTGAACACAGGAGTTGCTAAATTTAAGTTCTAGAGATGAATgctatttgtaatttttactattGCCAGCAGGTAGTGTTATTAATCTAAACTTATTTCTATAAGCTTATAGCTCATACATATTCTGcaatttctgtttttaaacttAGTAATTTTCAATAATACTAGCTATTCTCTCTGTTTGTGCAAAACTATACAACGGGCTATTCTTTTGTGCCTTCCACGAGTATGTTgtcactttaataattttatctaaacaaaggtttgtaaacaaactgtatttgCACCTTATCCTTTAGTAGTTTGATAAACAAAGTAGGCTCAACCACCTCAACATAGTTAAGGTTCGTCTGTAGTTACTACTTACAGGAAATTATACACACttgtaacaatatcaaaacacataaactCAAATTAGGACTTTCTCGagaaaactgataaaatgttataaatgtagAAACATTGGTTTAGTTACATTTCTTACCGACAGAAGAAGAAATTATCTGTCTTTCatatattaattagaaatataacaCAAACTAATAGAAATATAGTACAAAGTAATGAAAAACGTTTTGCAAATGGCGCCAACAACAATCACCTGCACGCAGATCCTGTTTGCTGGAGAGTAAAATCAACTATTACTCTTAGGTTCATTTCGAACATTTAGCCTGGCTATATAAAGTATACGAATTTTAATATCCTATTATTTCTGCATATCTACGTTGTTATacttaataagaataaaaaatgtataacaacaaattaaattatgCATCTAACATTTCTGTAGGTTGAttacattcagaattttatttaattaattatatttgtgttagaaaTGAGGTCTTCATGAAAAACTAATTCGTTTTGTTCCtttaataaattaagttttatgtTTACATTCTGCAGGAATaatcaaacaaagaaaatgattgttcattttttttaatattttaatcacgTACCGCCGCATTGTCGTTTTTACTAATACAATGTTGAAgctattttttcttcaatttttcagATGTTATTCGTATGTCGGTGATTTAAAAATAGGCTCTCAAAAGTTGTCTCTGGGCATTGGATGTGACTATTTAGGAACTGTTGTTCATGAACTTGGTCATGCTGTAGGTGTCAGGCACGAACACAGCAGATCTGATCGAGATGACTACCTGTACATCTTTTGGAACAATATCAAACCCGGTatgttagtaaaaaaaatattgtatccaAAATCGTTACCGAGTTGGAACATTCACACATTTTCACACAGATTACAAAACAAAAGATGTATTTCACAATATACCATCACATGAACAGGAAGCTTTGAGTTTtagctttgttttattatgtaagcTAAGAATGTATCGATTTTCATGACTTAATAGTAATtaacaagagaaaataaataaagtttggaGTAACTTCTACAATTTTACCTTAAACATATTTGATTGAAGTTCAATACATTGaacttacttttatttcaatCATGCTTCGAAAAGCTAGAAAACACgttatttttactgtgtttcaGATCAGATCATTAATAAATAATGCATAAATGTTTATTGTCGTAGtacatttctgaaaaaaactTTCAAATGCCTCAGAAAACAGAAATATGTATGTTTTGAAACACAAAATTACTCAAACTGTTTATCTGTGCTGTATTTACAGCGAGTATTGAAATCCatgttttagcattataagctgtGCCACCGGAAGAGGATAGGACGGAAGCAATGTAATCCTTAAATGTAGGTCTTGTTGACTCATACTTTGATTATTTGAATCTTGGAACGTTCTATAGAAAGTGTTTGACACTTTATTAATGTAAGCTCTTTTCAGGTGACCTCACTTTATTAACTAAATTGTACAAAGAGAACAATTCTAACTTAAACTCACAAACAGAAAGTAATTAGTAAACTTGGTTTCATTGCAGGGAGTGAGTGTTagcttataggaaagccacattgggctacctgctgagtccccTGAGGTGAATCGCacacttgattttagcgttgtaaatccgtagacttaccgctgtaccagcgggaaacgTTTATTGCACGGATGTAAAACGTAAAGATGGCAAAATATCTCTAAGTTGAAATCAAGAAAAGATAATTAAGACTAATGGTTTGATATTCGAGTTAATTTTCAGATATGTTTTTCTCATTGTGTAagaggcccggcgtggccaggtgggttaaggcgttcgactcgtaatccgaggatcgtgggttcgaatccttatcgcaccaaaatgctcgccctctcagtcgtgagggcgttataatattacagtcaatcccactattcgttggtaaaagagtagcccaaaagttggtggttggtggtgataactagctgccttccctctagtcttatactgctaaattaggtacggctagcgcagatagtcctcatgtagctttgcgcgaaattaaaaacaaaatcattgtgtAAGATAAACCTAAGATttagtttatagttttgtttcttaGATAAGAGTATATACAGTACAACctatgcttttttttaaaaaaaactttagaatCGTTCACTGCTTCATGGtcataataaactgtatattaatttatttggcACAGGTATGGAAAATCAGTTTAAAAGGTTACTACCATCCCAGAATCGTTTGTTGGATAATTTCGACAATGACTCTATCATGTTGTATGGTAGTAAAACATTTTCTAAGGACAAAGTTTCGATTACCATGGCAGCCAAAGATGATACCATTCTACAGAAAGTTACCGAAAAGAAAAGTTTAAGCAAGAGTAACGTCATTCGAATCAATAAATtgtataaatgtgtttaaagacAGCTTTAGATAAATGTCCTTTGTAACATGGTTGTGTGTATTAGTGTTATATGACTCTTTATAATGTCAGTAAAATTAAGTAAAGTCTTCATCGACATTATGCGTCATTTAGCTTCAGCATTGAAGCTTCTTATGGATACTTTACTGGTAATAACAGTGGACCGTAtattggccagatggttagggtgctagatttgtaatctgagggtcgcggattcgaatacccatcacaaacaacatgcttgctctttcagccgtgagggcattataatgtgacgatcaatccaacctctcgttggtaaaagaatagcccaagagttgacggtgggtgttatgactagctgccttccctctagtcttacacttctaaattagggatggccgacgcagatagctctcgtgtagctttgcgcaaaattccaaaacatacaaaCAGATTGATATGAGTAACGCAACTACTAATAATTGcaacatatataaatttacattggGTAGCAAATTCAAAATCATAACATATAAAGCACTCAATTCCGTTTAAATAACAATGACAGAGCTTTGcactaaagttttatattgtttgtatttttatagcaaagcacATCTGACTATTTGTTGTGTCAATCTATGAGGatcgaatcgctgattttagcgttgtaaatccataaacgtATCGCTGTCCCTGCGGGTAACATCGTTGAGGCAATGTAGGCGTGGAAGAGTTTAATATTGTTTGGTATAGTTTTTGTTCACACGATTATTTAGGTTTCAGTCTGAAACAAACGTGGAAACTcttcagttttataaataaaatttgtgtcaTTTCTTTTGTGCATTGGATCAAGTATGAGGCCACATTAGGTTGTGGAACCCAAATAAAGTAATATACATTTGTATGCATATATAAATACGTCATATTACATGTCTATTTTTACGTAGGTAACACTATCTGTCCAGTTTATCCACGATGTTAAAAGAATGGTCATTACTTCTGACTATGGCATTAAAATGGGTAAATCATTATCTTCTTTAATTGCcttgtaaatttaataattttcgtAGTTTAGAAATATGACAGTACACATAGAATAGAGAAATTATAAAACTCTGAAGAATATGACTATATTTCATCATCTAcggaagtttaaaaaaatatatatttaataatattactaaaCATAGTTTACTATTTTATGCTTGAGGGTGTGTGTtcttcttataccaaagccacatcggattgtctgctgtatccaccgagaagaatcgaatccCTGTGTTAGTTTTTCAAAACTGTAGAACGGGTAACTTATTCTTTAAATATCATAGTTATGAAAATACGTCACTTTTAGAGCAAGTCAACATAGTTGACTATGTTTTGCATTCACCTCGGGGATCGAGCCTagaattttagggttataagttcTTCAACAGGGAtcttaagaatataaataaaatatcaataaatgaaGTAATAAGCGCGATTATAATTGTTTATACCACTTACAGATGGCTGAATTTTTAAATTCAGGATCCCATCCTCAGTCTGGATTTTGTGAAAAATCCGCTTTttccttaattaaaaaaaaattaatttgatgttatattattattatgttttgtgtttgtttgcaaTTCTATTATGGCTATATGCCGCCGCCCCCAACTCCCAACTTTCAATCACAGCAAATACAACCTACCAACAGCACCttctgccaactattgggctacttttaccaattaatagtgagTTGGACAATCacattagttagttagttagttatcaccagtagattCCATccaggaacatagggccgcaatcgcttgcggattct
This genomic window from Tachypleus tridentatus isolate NWPU-2018 chromosome 10, ASM421037v1, whole genome shotgun sequence contains:
- the LOC143228523 gene encoding LOW QUALITY PROTEIN: astacin-like metalloprotease toxin 5 (The sequence of the model RefSeq protein was modified relative to this genomic sequence to represent the inferred CDS: substituted 1 base at 1 genomic stop codon) — translated: MLNPELFEGHIVGIDSFENRNALPYDDQLXPDGVIPYMIDSSLSEIEGLILRSMSQYHEKTCIRFKERTNELNYIRVFKGEGCYSYVGDLKIGSQKLSLGIGCDYLGTVVHELGHAVGVRHEHSRSDRDDYLYIFWNNIKPGMENQFKRLLPSQNRLLDNFDNDSIMLYGSKTFSKDKVSITMAAKDDTILQKVTEKKSLSKSNVIRINKLYKCV